Proteins encoded within one genomic window of Ovis aries strain OAR_USU_Benz2616 breed Rambouillet chromosome 1, ARS-UI_Ramb_v3.0, whole genome shotgun sequence:
- the HDLBP gene encoding vigilin codes for MSSVAVLTQESFAEHRSGLVPQQIKVATLTSEEESDPPTYKDAFPPLPEKAACLENAQEPAGAWSNKIRPIKASVITQVFHVPLEERKYKDMNQFGEGEQAKICLEIMQRTGAHLELSLAKDQGLSIMVSGKLDAVMKARKDIVARLQTQASATVAIPKEHHRFVIGKNGEKLQDLELKTATKIQIPRPDDASNQIRITGTKEGIEKARHEVLLISAEQDKRAVERLEVEKAFHPFIAGPYNRLVSEIMQETGTRINIPPPSVSRTEIVFTGEKEQLAQAVARVKKIYEEKKKKTTTIAVEVKKSQHKYVIGPKGNSLQEILERTGVSVEIPPSDSASETVILRGEPEKLGQALTEVYAKANSFTVSAVSAPSWLHRFIIGKKGQNLARITQQMPKVHIEFTEGEDRITLEGPTEDVSVAQEQIEAMVKDLINRMDYVEINIDHKFHRHLIGKSGANINRIKDQCKVSVRIPPDSEKSSLIRIEGDPQGVRQAKRELLELASRMENERTKDLIIEQRFHRTIIGQKGERIREIRDKFPEVIINFPDPAQKSDIVQLRGPKNEVEKCTKYMQKMVADLVENSYSISVPIFKQFHKNIIGKGGANIKKIREESNTKIDLPAENSNSETIVITGKRANCEAARSRILSIQKDLANIAEVEVSIPARLHNSLIGTKGRLIRSIMEECGGVHIHFPVEGSGSDTVVIRGPSSDVEKARKQLLHLAEEKQTKSFTVDIRAKPEYHKFLIGKGGGKIRKVRDSTGARIVFPAAEDREQDLITIIGKEDAVREAQRELEALIQNLDNVVEDCMLVDPKHHRHFVIRRGQVLREIAEEYGGVMVSFPRSGTQSDKVTLKGAKDCVEAAKKRIQEIIEDLEAQVTMECAIPQKFHRSVMGPKGSKIQQITRDYNVQIKFPDREENPGHSVEPAVHENGEDASEGREGKEAEPGSPRRCDIILISGRKEKCEAAKEALEALVPVTIEVEVPFDLHRYIIGQKGSGIRKMMDEFEVNIHVPAPELQSDIIAITGLAANLDRAKAGLLERVKELQAEQEDRALRSFKLSVTVDPKYHPKIIGRKGAVITQIRLEHDVNIQFPDKDDGSQPQDQITITGYEKNTEAARDAILKIVGELEQMVSEDVPLDHRVHARIIGARGKAIRKIMDEFKVDIRFPQSGAPDPNCVTVTGLPENVEEAIDHILNLEEEYLADVVDSEALQLYMKPPAHEESKAPSKGFVVRDAPWTASSSEKAPDMSSSEEFPSFGAQVAPKTLPWGPKR; via the exons ATGAGCTCCGTTGCAGTTCTGACCCAGGAGAGCTTTGCTGAGCACCGCAGTGGACTGGTTCCGCAGCAAATCAAAG TTGCCACTTTAACTTCCGAAGAGGAGAGCGACCCTCCAACCTACAAGGATGCCTTCCCCCCACTCCCCGAGAAAGCAGCCTGCCTGGAAAACGCCCAGGAGCCTGCTGGCGCCTGGAGTAACAAGATCCGGCCCATCAAGGCTTCCGTCATCACTCAG GTGTTCCATGTACCGCTGGAGGAGAGGAAATACAAGGACATGAACCAGTTTGGAGAAGGTGAACAAGCAAAAATCTGCCTTGAGATCATGCAGAGAACCGGCGCTCACCTGGAGCTGTCTCTCGCCAAAGACCAGGGCCTCTCCATCATGGTTTCAGGGAAGCTGGACGCTGTCATGAAAGCCCGGAAAGACATCGTGGCCCGACTCCAGACTCAG GCTTCAGCAACCGTCGCCATTCCCAAAGAGCACCATCGCTTTGTAATTGGCAAAAATGGAGAGAAGCTGCAAGACCTGGAGCTAAAAACTGCAACCAAGATCCAGATCCCGCGCCCGGATGATGCCAGCAATCAGATCAGAATCACGGGCACCAAGGAGGGCATTGAGAAGGCACGCCACGAGGTGCTGCTTATCTCTGCGGAGCAG gaCAAGCGTGCTGTGGAGCGGCTCGAGGTGGAGAAGGCCTTCCACCCCTTCATCGCAGGGCCTTACAACCGGCTGGTGAGCGAGATCATGCAGGAGACGGGGACGCGCATCAACATCCCGCCGCCCAGCGTCAGCCGCACCGAGATCGTCTTCACGGGCGAGAAGGAGCAGCTGGCCCAGGCCGTGGCTCGCGTCAAGAAGATTTACGAGGAGAAG AAAAAGAAGACCACGACCATCGCGGTGGAGGTGAAGAAGTCCCAGCACAAGTACGTCATCGGCCCCAAGGGCAACTCCCTGCAGGAGATCCTGGAGAGAACCGGGGTCTCTGTGGAGATCCCGCCCTCGGACAGCGCCTCTGAGACAGTGATACTACGCGGCGAGCCCGAGAAGCTGGGGCAGGCGCTGACTGAAGTCTATGCCAAG GCCAACAGCTTCACCGTCTCTGCGGTCTCTGCTCCCTCCTGGCTCCACCGCTTCATCATCGGCAAGAAAGGGCAGAACCTGGCCAGAATCACTCAGCAGATGCCAAAG GTCCACATCGAGTTCACGGAGGGCGAGGACAGGATCACACTGGAAGGCCCCACGGAGGACGTCAGCGTGGCCCAGGAGCAGATCGAGGCCATGGTCAAGGACCTG ATTAACCGGATGGATTACGTGGAGATCAACATCGACCACAAGTTCCACAGACACCTCATCGGGAAGAGCGGAGCCAACA TAAACAGAATTAAGGACCAGTGCAAGGTGTCCGTGCGCATCCCGCCCGACAGCGAGAAGAGTAGCCTGATCCGCATCGAGGGTGACCCGCAGGGCGTGCGGCAGGCCAAGCGGGAGCTGCTGGAACTTGCCTCCCGCATG GAAAATGAGCGTACCAAGGATCTAATCATTGAGCAGAGATTTCATCGCACAATCATCGGGCAGAAGGGTGAACGGATCCGTGAAATTCGGGACAAATTCCCAGAG GTTATCATCAACTTTCCAGACCCAGCACAAAAAAGCGATATTGTTCAGCTCAGAGGGCCCAAGAACGAGGTGGAGAAATGCACGAAGTACATGCAGAAGATGGTGGCCGACCTG GTGGAAAACAGCTACTCGATTTCTGTTCCGATCTTCAAGCAGTTCCACAAGAACATCATCGGGAAGGGAGGCGCAAACATTAAAAAG ATTCGGGAAGAAAGCAACACCAAAATTGACCTTCCAGCAGAGAACAGCAACTCGGAGACCATCGTCATCACTGGCAAGCGGGCCAACTGCGAGGCTGCCCGCAGCCGCATCCTGTCCATCCAGAAGGACCTG GCCAACATCGCCGAGGTGGAGGTGTCCATCCCCGCACGACTGCACAACTCGCTCATTGGCACCAAGGGCCGCCTCATCCGCTCCATCATGGAGGAGTGCGGCGGGGTCCACATCCACTTCCCTGTGGAGGGCTCGGGCAGCGACACCGTGGTCATCAGGGGCCCGTCCTCGGACGTGGAGAAGGCCCGGAAGCAGCTGCTGCACCTGGCCGAGGAGAAG CAAACCAAGAGCTTCACAGTTGACATCCGCGCCAAGCCTGAGTATCACAAGTTCCTCATCGGCAAAGGGGGCGGGAAAATCCGCAAGGTGCGGGACAGCACCGGGGCGCGCATCGTCTTCCCGGCGGCCGAGGACCGCGAGCAGGACCTGATCACCATCATCGGGAAGGAGGATGCCGTCAGGGAGGCCCAGCGGGAGCTGGAGGCGCTCATCCAGAACCTG GACAACGTGGTTGAAGACTGCATGCTGGTGGACCCCAAGCACCACCGCCACTTCGTCATCCGGAGAGGTCAGGTGCTGCGGGAGATCGCCGAGGAGTATGGCGGGGTGATGGTCAGCTTCCCGCGCTCCGGCACGCAGAGCGACAAGGTCACCCTCAAGGGCGCCAAGGACTGCGTGGAGGCAGCCAAGAAGCGCATCCAGGAGATCATCGAGGACCTG GAGGCCCAGGTGACCATGGAGTGCGCCATACCCCAGAAGTTCCACCGGTCGGTCATGGGCCCCAAAGGCTCCAAGATCCAGCAGATCACCCGGGACTATAACGTCCAAATCAAATTCCCAGACAGAGAGGAGAACCCAG GGCACAGTGTGGAGCCTGCTGTCCACGAGAACGGTGAGGACGCCTCGGAGGGGAGAGAGGGCAAGGAGGCCGAGCCTGGCTCCCCCAGGAGGTGCGACATCATCCTCATTTCCGGCCGGAAGGAGAAGTGCGAGGCAGCCAAGGAAGCCCTGGAG GCGCTGGTTCCTGTCACCATTGAAGTGGAGGTGCCCTTTGACCTTCACCGCTACATCATCGGCCAGAAGGGAAGTGGGATACGCAAGATGATGGACGAGTTTGAG GTGAACATTCACGTCCCGGCGCCTGAGCTGCAGTCTGACATCATCGCCATCACAGGCCTGGCTGCGAACCTGGACCGGGCCAAGGCAGGGCTGCTAGAGCGGGTGAAGGAGCTGCAGGCTGAGCAGGAGGACCGG GCTTTACGGAGCTTTAAGCTGAGTGTCACTGTGGACCCTAAATACCACCCCAAGATCATCGGGAGGAAGGGGGCGGTGATCACCCAGATCCGCCTGGAACACGACGTGAACATCCAGTTTCCTGATAAGGACGACGGGAGCCAG CCCCAGGACCAAATCACCATCACAGGCTACGAGAAGAACACGGAGGCTGCCCGGGACGCCATCCTGAAGATCGTGGGTGAGCTTGAACAGATGGTTTCTGAGGACGTCCCGCTAGACCACCGCGTTCACGCCCGCATCATCGGTGCCCGTGGCAAAGCCATCCGCAAAATCATGGATGAGTTCAAG GTGGACATCCGCTTCCCGCAGAGTGGGGCACCCGACCCCAACTGCGTGACTGTGACGGGGCTCCCGGAGAACGTGGAGGAAGCCATCGACCACATCCTCAACCTGGAGGAGGAATAC CTGGCCGACGTGGTGGACAGCGAGGCGCTCCAACTGTACATGAAGCCCCCTGCCCACGAGGAGTCCAAGGCGCCGTCCAAGGGCTTTGTCGTTCGCGACGCCCCCTGGACTGCCAGCAGCAGCGAGAAG GCTCCCGACATGAGCAGCTCCGAGGAGTTCCCCAGCTTCGGGGCTCAGGTGGCCCCCAAGACCCTCCCGTGGGGCCCCAAGCGATAA